GCGGACGCTCAGCAAGAGGATAAGCGCCAGGGCAATCAGCGCGCTCGGTGCCGACATGGCCACGGTTGAGGCTCCCCGCATCAAGCGGTCAAAAGAACGGCCCGCCTTGGTGCCGGTTGCAAGGCCGAGGGCTATGCCCAGGACGGATGAGACTGCCGCGGTCAGAACGGCAACCATGAGGGTTGTGCCTAGCCCGGCGCCAACCAGCTGGGCCACCGACAACTCTGAGTATTGGTAGGAATCGCCCAGGTCTCCGCCCAGTAGATCGAGGAGGTAGACGCCGAACTGTTGTATCCAGTTGCCCTCAATGCCCAGATCCTGCCGCATTTGCTCGACCAACTCGGGTGGAACGCTCAACAACAGCGTCACTTGGCGGGCGCGGCCGACTGCGGGATCCTCCAGGGCGAACCGAATCAAGAAAAACGTCACCACCATGACGCCGAGCGCCACAGAAGCCGCTTGGAACAGTGGCCGCCCGACTCGCAGCGTCCAGCTCCAAGGCCGGATGCTCGCGTGCGCAGACCGCGCCCTCAAAGGGCTCGGCGGGGCGGTTACCTCAGTTGTGTCGATCATGGGATCACGTAATAAAGCCCGAAGATGTTGGTGATGACCGTCTCCGGCAGGGAGGTGGCCGCCGTGGTGCTCAACATTGCCATCGGCAGAATCAGCGAATTGTCCGCCAGGAACTGATCGGCAGTTGCCATCAACTCGGGCAATTCCGCCTCACGCGCGCCCCGGAACTGGTTCATCAGTTCCGTCAGGGTGGCGGCTTCGGCGCTCTGGCTGAATCCGGGACTGTACGATTCGCCGTACAGGGAAGATGGATCCAGCATTACCTGGCCAATGTAGTTGGGGCTGTCCACAAAATACTGTGCGATCGCCAGCGTGAGGCCGAAATCACCTCTCGCCATAACTTCATCGCCGTTTGCGGATGTGACTGGAACGATTTCAACCTCAATTCCGATGGCCTTGAGTTGTTCTTGCAGGGCTGTCGCTGAGGCGTTCCGCTGCCAGGTGTTGTCCGACCAGCTAATCAGCTTGACGGAGCAACCGTCTTCGCAGACGGTGCCTCGCAGCAATCGCTTGGCCTCGTCCAGGTCGCGGGCGAAGGGCTGAACGTTTGGCGGCTCGCCGGTCACAGTCCAAGGAATGCCGTAGAGCGGGCGGGCGAAGTCGGCGCCGCCCAAGACCAATTCGGCCATTTGCTCGCGGTCAACCGCCAGGTCGATCGCCCGCCTGACGTTGGCGTCCTTAATCACTGGA
Above is a window of Bifidobacteriaceae bacterium DNA encoding:
- a CDS encoding ABC transporter permease produces the protein MIDTTEVTAPPSPLRARSAHASIRPWSWTLRVGRPLFQAASVALGVMVVTFFLIRFALEDPAVGRARQVTLLLSVPPELVEQMRQDLGIEGNWIQQFGVYLLDLLGGDLGDSYQYSELSVAQLVGAGLGTTLMVAVLTAAVSSVLGIALGLATGTKAGRSFDRLMRGASTVAMSAPSALIALALILLLSVRLGWLPAGGWGDGYPENFRYLVLPVATLCVWYTPMILRVVRERVASVMADGHIEAARARGLSPWRITLAHVLPSCALPLVTMVALSMGGLLSGAVIVEIVFGIPGIGHVMTGAINTSDFPVIQALTIFTALVIVTCNMAAEVAGRAIDPRTR